In the Malania oleifera isolate guangnan ecotype guangnan chromosome 1, ASM2987363v1, whole genome shotgun sequence genome, one interval contains:
- the LOC131161628 gene encoding uncharacterized protein LOC131161628 isoform X3: MEASVKILNSSSLSLLNKTHTLKLSPKFLHPLPSLSVSPNSTHHSFTRIHSSSSALPSLNSNILGFNLSLYSSLNFEPKTSPVYSERVASDSSDKFFEWHRAGKGVNGGEAGVLGRGDSSVTVVLLGWLGAKRKHLKRYVDLYTSRGVNAITFVVPVRNLLWFDLGRRVENRISALSNELVSWLLGTEKDGSERSLLFHTFSNTGWLVCKIFGLCSYGAILANMQGRQDLIEKIKGCVVDSGADPELNPQVWAAGFSAALLKKRSSLAYPSMETRGGNEAESALSSSRPPEKEPLIIETLFLSVLEKLFSILLKLPDVNWRLMKIISLLSKNQPHCPQLYLYSSADKVIPFQSVELFIEDQRRLGRKNKLSNK; this comes from the exons ATGGAAGCTTCTGTGAAGATCTTGAACTCATCCTCTCTTTCACTCCTAAACAAAACACACACTCTAAAACTCAGCCCCAAATTCCTTCATCCACTTCCTTCGCTTTCCGTCTCCCCAAACAGCACACACCACAGTTTTACCCGGATTCATTCTTCATCATCTGCTTTACCCTCCCTAAACTCGAATATCCTTGGGTTTAATCTCTCCCTTTACTCTTCTCTAAATTTCGAGCCTAAAACCTCACCTGTTTATTCTGAACGAGTCGCGTCCGATTCAAGCGACAAGTTCTTCGAGTGGCATCGAGCTGGGAAGGGCGTTAATGGTGGAGAAGCAGGGGTTTTAGGGCGCGGAGATTCTTCGGTGACGGTGGTGTTGCTGGGCTGGCTTGGGGCGAAGCGGAAGCACTTGAAGAGGTACGTGGATTTGTATACTTCGAGGGGGGTTAATGCCATTACTTTCGTTGTTCCGGTGAGAAACCTTCTTTGGTTTGATCTGGGGAGGAGGGTTGAGAACCGGATCTCGGCATTGTCTAACGAGCTTGTTTCGTGGCTTTTGGGGACGGAGAAAGATGGTTCTGAAAGGAGCTTGCTTTTCCACACTTTCAGCAACACCGGTTGGCTTGT TTGCAAAATCTTCGGTCTCTGCAGCTATGGTGCTATTCTTGCCAATATGCAGGGCAGGCAGGACCTAATAGAAAAGATCAAGGGATGTGTTGTTGATTCTGGAGCAGACCCAGAGTTGAATCCACAG GTCTGGGCAGCTGGATTTTCTGCTGCACTTCTGAAGAAGCGTAGTTCCTTAGCATACCCTTCAATGGAGACCAGAGGAGGAAATGAAGCAGAAAGTGCTTTGAGTTCGTCAAGACCTCCAGAAAAGGAACCTCTAATAATTGAGACCTTGTTTCTTTCAGTATTGGAAAAGTTATTTTCGATTCTTCTTAAGTTGCCTGATGTAAATTG GCGATTGATGAAGATAATCTCCCTTCTCTCCAAAAACCAGCCTCACTGTCCCCAGCTTTACCTATATAGTAGCGCTGATAAGGTGATTCCATTTCAGTCAGTGGAACTGTTTATTGAGGATCAGAGAAGGCTAGGAAGAAAG AATAAATTATCAAACAAATAA
- the LOC131161628 gene encoding uncharacterized protein LOC131161628 isoform X2, translating into MEASVKILNSSSLSLLNKTHTLKLSPKFLHPLPSLSVSPNSTHHSFTRIHSSSSALPSLNSNILGFNLSLYSSLNFEPKTSPVYSERVASDSSDKFFEWHRAGKGVNGGEAGVLGRGDSSVTVVLLGWLGAKRKHLKRYVDLYTSRGVNAITFVVPVRNLLWFDLGRRVENRISALSNELVSWLLGTEKDGSERSLLFHTFSNTGWLVYGAILANMQGRQDLIEKIKGCVVDSGADPELNPQVWAAGFSAALLKKRSSLAYPSMETRGGNEAESALSSSRPPEKEPLIIETLFLSVLEKLFSILLKLPDVNWRLMKIISLLSKNQPHCPQLYLYSSADKVIPFQSVELFIEDQRRLGRKVRSFNFGSSPHVDHYRTFPNIYSSELNDFLRECLATVKQL; encoded by the exons ATGGAAGCTTCTGTGAAGATCTTGAACTCATCCTCTCTTTCACTCCTAAACAAAACACACACTCTAAAACTCAGCCCCAAATTCCTTCATCCACTTCCTTCGCTTTCCGTCTCCCCAAACAGCACACACCACAGTTTTACCCGGATTCATTCTTCATCATCTGCTTTACCCTCCCTAAACTCGAATATCCTTGGGTTTAATCTCTCCCTTTACTCTTCTCTAAATTTCGAGCCTAAAACCTCACCTGTTTATTCTGAACGAGTCGCGTCCGATTCAAGCGACAAGTTCTTCGAGTGGCATCGAGCTGGGAAGGGCGTTAATGGTGGAGAAGCAGGGGTTTTAGGGCGCGGAGATTCTTCGGTGACGGTGGTGTTGCTGGGCTGGCTTGGGGCGAAGCGGAAGCACTTGAAGAGGTACGTGGATTTGTATACTTCGAGGGGGGTTAATGCCATTACTTTCGTTGTTCCGGTGAGAAACCTTCTTTGGTTTGATCTGGGGAGGAGGGTTGAGAACCGGATCTCGGCATTGTCTAACGAGCTTGTTTCGTGGCTTTTGGGGACGGAGAAAGATGGTTCTGAAAGGAGCTTGCTTTTCCACACTTTCAGCAACACCGGTTGGCTTGT CTATGGTGCTATTCTTGCCAATATGCAGGGCAGGCAGGACCTAATAGAAAAGATCAAGGGATGTGTTGTTGATTCTGGAGCAGACCCAGAGTTGAATCCACAG GTCTGGGCAGCTGGATTTTCTGCTGCACTTCTGAAGAAGCGTAGTTCCTTAGCATACCCTTCAATGGAGACCAGAGGAGGAAATGAAGCAGAAAGTGCTTTGAGTTCGTCAAGACCTCCAGAAAAGGAACCTCTAATAATTGAGACCTTGTTTCTTTCAGTATTGGAAAAGTTATTTTCGATTCTTCTTAAGTTGCCTGATGTAAATTG GCGATTGATGAAGATAATCTCCCTTCTCTCCAAAAACCAGCCTCACTGTCCCCAGCTTTACCTATATAGTAGCGCTGATAAGGTGATTCCATTTCAGTCAGTGGAACTGTTTATTGAGGATCAGAGAAGGCTAGGAAGAAAGGTACGGTCATTTAATTTTGGGTCATCTCCTCATGTAGACCATTATAGGACTTTCCCTAATATATATTCTTCAGAGCTTAATGATTTTTTGAGAGAGTGTTTGGCTACTGTGAAGCAGTTGTAA
- the LOC131161628 gene encoding uncharacterized protein LOC131161628 isoform X4 codes for MEASVKILNSSSLSLLNKTHTLKLSPKFLHPLPSLSVSPNSTHHSFTRIHSSSSALPSLNSNILGFNLSLYSSLNFEPKTSPVYSERVASDSSDKFFEWHRAGKGVNGGEAGVLGRGDSSVTVVLLGWLGAKRKHLKRYVDLYTSRGVNAITFVVPVRNLLWFDLGRRVENRISALSNELVSWLLGTEKDGSERSLLFHTFSNTGWLVYGAILANMQGRQDLIEKIKGCVVDSGADPELNPQVWAAGFSAALLKKRSSLAYPSMETRGGNEAESALSSSRPPEKEPLIIETLFLSVLEKLFSILLKLPDVNWRLMKIISLLSKNQPHCPQLYLYSSADKVIPFQSVELFIEDQRRLGRKNKLSNK; via the exons ATGGAAGCTTCTGTGAAGATCTTGAACTCATCCTCTCTTTCACTCCTAAACAAAACACACACTCTAAAACTCAGCCCCAAATTCCTTCATCCACTTCCTTCGCTTTCCGTCTCCCCAAACAGCACACACCACAGTTTTACCCGGATTCATTCTTCATCATCTGCTTTACCCTCCCTAAACTCGAATATCCTTGGGTTTAATCTCTCCCTTTACTCTTCTCTAAATTTCGAGCCTAAAACCTCACCTGTTTATTCTGAACGAGTCGCGTCCGATTCAAGCGACAAGTTCTTCGAGTGGCATCGAGCTGGGAAGGGCGTTAATGGTGGAGAAGCAGGGGTTTTAGGGCGCGGAGATTCTTCGGTGACGGTGGTGTTGCTGGGCTGGCTTGGGGCGAAGCGGAAGCACTTGAAGAGGTACGTGGATTTGTATACTTCGAGGGGGGTTAATGCCATTACTTTCGTTGTTCCGGTGAGAAACCTTCTTTGGTTTGATCTGGGGAGGAGGGTTGAGAACCGGATCTCGGCATTGTCTAACGAGCTTGTTTCGTGGCTTTTGGGGACGGAGAAAGATGGTTCTGAAAGGAGCTTGCTTTTCCACACTTTCAGCAACACCGGTTGGCTTGT CTATGGTGCTATTCTTGCCAATATGCAGGGCAGGCAGGACCTAATAGAAAAGATCAAGGGATGTGTTGTTGATTCTGGAGCAGACCCAGAGTTGAATCCACAG GTCTGGGCAGCTGGATTTTCTGCTGCACTTCTGAAGAAGCGTAGTTCCTTAGCATACCCTTCAATGGAGACCAGAGGAGGAAATGAAGCAGAAAGTGCTTTGAGTTCGTCAAGACCTCCAGAAAAGGAACCTCTAATAATTGAGACCTTGTTTCTTTCAGTATTGGAAAAGTTATTTTCGATTCTTCTTAAGTTGCCTGATGTAAATTG GCGATTGATGAAGATAATCTCCCTTCTCTCCAAAAACCAGCCTCACTGTCCCCAGCTTTACCTATATAGTAGCGCTGATAAGGTGATTCCATTTCAGTCAGTGGAACTGTTTATTGAGGATCAGAGAAGGCTAGGAAGAAAG AATAAATTATCAAACAAATAA
- the LOC131161628 gene encoding uncharacterized protein LOC131161628 isoform X1: MEASVKILNSSSLSLLNKTHTLKLSPKFLHPLPSLSVSPNSTHHSFTRIHSSSSALPSLNSNILGFNLSLYSSLNFEPKTSPVYSERVASDSSDKFFEWHRAGKGVNGGEAGVLGRGDSSVTVVLLGWLGAKRKHLKRYVDLYTSRGVNAITFVVPVRNLLWFDLGRRVENRISALSNELVSWLLGTEKDGSERSLLFHTFSNTGWLVCKIFGLCSYGAILANMQGRQDLIEKIKGCVVDSGADPELNPQVWAAGFSAALLKKRSSLAYPSMETRGGNEAESALSSSRPPEKEPLIIETLFLSVLEKLFSILLKLPDVNWRLMKIISLLSKNQPHCPQLYLYSSADKVIPFQSVELFIEDQRRLGRKVRSFNFGSSPHVDHYRTFPNIYSSELNDFLRECLATVKQL; encoded by the exons ATGGAAGCTTCTGTGAAGATCTTGAACTCATCCTCTCTTTCACTCCTAAACAAAACACACACTCTAAAACTCAGCCCCAAATTCCTTCATCCACTTCCTTCGCTTTCCGTCTCCCCAAACAGCACACACCACAGTTTTACCCGGATTCATTCTTCATCATCTGCTTTACCCTCCCTAAACTCGAATATCCTTGGGTTTAATCTCTCCCTTTACTCTTCTCTAAATTTCGAGCCTAAAACCTCACCTGTTTATTCTGAACGAGTCGCGTCCGATTCAAGCGACAAGTTCTTCGAGTGGCATCGAGCTGGGAAGGGCGTTAATGGTGGAGAAGCAGGGGTTTTAGGGCGCGGAGATTCTTCGGTGACGGTGGTGTTGCTGGGCTGGCTTGGGGCGAAGCGGAAGCACTTGAAGAGGTACGTGGATTTGTATACTTCGAGGGGGGTTAATGCCATTACTTTCGTTGTTCCGGTGAGAAACCTTCTTTGGTTTGATCTGGGGAGGAGGGTTGAGAACCGGATCTCGGCATTGTCTAACGAGCTTGTTTCGTGGCTTTTGGGGACGGAGAAAGATGGTTCTGAAAGGAGCTTGCTTTTCCACACTTTCAGCAACACCGGTTGGCTTGT TTGCAAAATCTTCGGTCTCTGCAGCTATGGTGCTATTCTTGCCAATATGCAGGGCAGGCAGGACCTAATAGAAAAGATCAAGGGATGTGTTGTTGATTCTGGAGCAGACCCAGAGTTGAATCCACAG GTCTGGGCAGCTGGATTTTCTGCTGCACTTCTGAAGAAGCGTAGTTCCTTAGCATACCCTTCAATGGAGACCAGAGGAGGAAATGAAGCAGAAAGTGCTTTGAGTTCGTCAAGACCTCCAGAAAAGGAACCTCTAATAATTGAGACCTTGTTTCTTTCAGTATTGGAAAAGTTATTTTCGATTCTTCTTAAGTTGCCTGATGTAAATTG GCGATTGATGAAGATAATCTCCCTTCTCTCCAAAAACCAGCCTCACTGTCCCCAGCTTTACCTATATAGTAGCGCTGATAAGGTGATTCCATTTCAGTCAGTGGAACTGTTTATTGAGGATCAGAGAAGGCTAGGAAGAAAGGTACGGTCATTTAATTTTGGGTCATCTCCTCATGTAGACCATTATAGGACTTTCCCTAATATATATTCTTCAGAGCTTAATGATTTTTTGAGAGAGTGTTTGGCTACTGTGAAGCAGTTGTAA